The following proteins are co-located in the Gloeocapsa sp. PCC 7428 genome:
- a CDS encoding polysaccharide biosynthesis protein yields MLLPVVRATSKSEIIRCIQELVPLGSPEPQDSQVLATLTELTSDLIQAYQAEGQLQEDPFTDVWARTIHLYKSAVSSRVQGKVVLVTGGEGCVGSELVKKLVELGARQVVSVDKARCASLYDQKPLKVQKQAIALYAADVRNYHALKYIFETEKPEIVFHLAAQRLPGLAEVQIRETVTTAIYGTQHIIQLCEEYGVQQCIFSSTGKAARYFTAEVYAASKKLCEWQLAQAAQKGNVTYGMVRFTHMLNNSSVCQQISDKIKQGKIINIHAPHRYITAQNINEALHLLLNALVLSQPKKLKFLTVRNLGWPTETLEIALYKILEAGKHLPIYFQGLLPGYEEPCFLGQFDWSQPTETNLLINALENSQVEASGDMMMAELTCFSSEVLDKHLSIIQTLTDNLSLPEANIKYGLKTAIKEVTGSIFAQTSPQTLLKILKWGTNPKQLVSEGISLECHQDIIELIVQGLYGRLTPKCLLNTYKNINEFETLVKLLATLPSIQQELTYLKAVSQYDSYDTSSTFSIAASSFAFCS; encoded by the coding sequence GTGCTTTTACCAGTGGTTCGTGCTACCAGCAAATCAGAAATCATTCGATGCATCCAAGAATTAGTTCCACTGGGTTCACCAGAACCACAAGATTCTCAAGTGTTGGCAACCTTAACAGAATTAACCTCGGATTTAATTCAAGCATACCAAGCCGAGGGACAACTCCAAGAAGATCCTTTTACTGACGTGTGGGCACGCACAATTCATTTGTATAAATCAGCAGTCAGTAGTAGGGTACAAGGCAAGGTTGTGCTTGTAACAGGTGGAGAAGGTTGCGTTGGTAGTGAGTTAGTCAAAAAACTGGTTGAGCTTGGTGCGCGACAAGTTGTATCCGTAGATAAAGCACGATGTGCTAGTTTATACGACCAAAAACCGCTCAAAGTCCAAAAACAAGCGATCGCTTTATACGCCGCTGATGTCCGTAATTACCACGCACTCAAGTATATATTTGAAACCGAAAAACCAGAGATTGTTTTTCATTTAGCCGCGCAACGCCTTCCAGGGCTTGCAGAAGTGCAAATCAGAGAAACAGTGACAACTGCAATTTATGGTACACAGCATATTATTCAACTTTGCGAAGAATACGGCGTACAGCAATGTATTTTCTCCTCAACAGGTAAAGCCGCGCGGTACTTCACCGCCGAAGTTTACGCCGCATCAAAAAAACTCTGTGAGTGGCAATTAGCACAGGCTGCACAAAAGGGCAACGTTACTTACGGAATGGTACGCTTTACGCATATGTTAAATAATAGTTCCGTATGTCAGCAAATATCAGACAAAATCAAGCAAGGCAAAATCATTAATATTCATGCACCCCATCGCTACATAACAGCACAAAATATCAATGAAGCTTTGCATTTATTACTTAATGCCCTTGTATTATCTCAACCGAAAAAACTAAAATTTCTCACAGTGCGTAATCTAGGATGGCCTACTGAGACACTAGAAATTGCCCTCTACAAAATCCTTGAAGCAGGTAAACACCTACCAATTTATTTTCAAGGGCTGTTGCCAGGTTATGAAGAACCTTGTTTTTTAGGACAATTCGATTGGAGTCAGCCTACGGAAACAAATTTATTGATTAATGCTTTAGAGAACTCGCAGGTAGAAGCATCAGGAGATATGATGATGGCAGAGCTTACTTGCTTCTCTAGCGAAGTATTAGATAAACACCTATCAATTATCCAAACATTAACAGATAACTTGAGCTTGCCGGAAGCTAATATTAAATATGGACTTAAAACAGCGATAAAAGAAGTAACAGGTTCTATCTTTGCGCAAACATCCCCGCAAACACTGCTTAAGATATTGAAATGGGGAACTAATCCTAAACAGTTAGTGTCAGAAGGTATATCGCTGGAGTGTCATCAAGATATTATTGAATTAATTGTTCAAGGATTATACGGCAGACTCACGCCGAAGTGTTTGCTCAATACTTATAAAAATATCAATGAATTTGAAACGTTAGTCAAGTTGCTAGCAACATTACCTTCGATTCAGCAAGAATTAACATACCTAAAAGCAGTGTCTCAATACGATAGTTATGACACTAGTTCGACGTTTAGCATTGCGGCATCTAGTTTCGCTTTTTGCTCTTAG
- the sir gene encoding sulfite reductase, ferredoxin dependent, whose translation MVNSSIPTPATKKPSKVEGLKERSNFLREPVATELLQDTTHFTEEAVQILKFHGSYQQDNRDNRVKGQEKDYQFMLRTKNPGGLVPPQLYLTLDKLAEEYGNQTLRATTRQGFQLHGILKQNLKNAIAAIIENLGSTLAACGDVNRNVMAPPAPFKNRADYQYAWKYAQNIADLLTPQTGAYYEIWLDGEKAISAEEDPAVKEARQKNGTGTTFHEGEEPIYGTHYMPRKFKVCVTVPEDNSVDLFSQDLTLVVMMNDDQLIGFNVYAGGGLGRTHNKEETFARLADPICYVDKEDVYDIVKAIVATQRDYGDRTDRRHARLKYLIHDWGVDKFRSMVEKYFGKPLQPFKPLPEFQYEDFLGWHEQGDGKLFLGISVQNGRIMDDAKMQLRTALREIVQQFNLPMRLTPHHNVIFYEIEPEKRQAIEAILSRCQVEADPNAIKPLVRYAMACPALPTCGLATTESERIIPSVLDRIEALLQKLGLGDEHFVIRMTGCPNGCARPYMAELGFVGTGPEMYQIWLGGSANQTRLAQVYIEKMHLNNLEVEFEPLFVYFKQARQGAETFGDFCDRVGLASIREFAANYTPQAVEETAQPAADEQIAVVETVPASNGKIRSRHRISIRDDVYDKLKIIGSREGKTLTAMVNEALETYLKDQSSEF comes from the coding sequence ATGGTTAATTCTTCCATTCCCACACCCGCAACGAAAAAGCCTTCTAAGGTAGAAGGACTCAAAGAACGCAGTAATTTTTTACGCGAACCTGTAGCGACAGAACTTCTACAGGACACAACGCATTTTACCGAAGAAGCGGTACAAATCTTAAAGTTTCACGGGTCATACCAGCAAGATAACCGCGACAATCGGGTCAAGGGACAGGAAAAAGATTACCAATTCATGCTGCGGACGAAAAACCCTGGTGGATTGGTACCGCCACAACTATATTTAACTTTAGACAAGCTCGCAGAAGAATACGGCAATCAAACGTTGCGTGCGACAACGCGACAAGGATTTCAGTTGCATGGGATTTTGAAGCAGAATCTCAAAAATGCGATCGCCGCCATTATTGAAAATCTAGGTTCAACGCTAGCAGCTTGCGGTGATGTCAACCGCAATGTTATGGCACCACCTGCGCCGTTCAAGAATCGCGCAGATTATCAGTATGCGTGGAAGTATGCGCAAAATATTGCCGATTTGCTAACGCCGCAAACAGGCGCATACTACGAAATTTGGTTGGATGGGGAAAAAGCAATTAGTGCTGAGGAAGATCCCGCAGTCAAAGAAGCAAGGCAGAAAAATGGGACTGGAACAACGTTCCATGAAGGCGAGGAGCCAATTTATGGCACGCACTATATGCCGCGTAAGTTCAAAGTCTGCGTTACAGTCCCCGAAGATAACTCGGTAGATTTATTTTCCCAAGATTTGACGCTGGTAGTCATGATGAATGACGACCAACTAATAGGATTCAATGTCTATGCGGGTGGTGGTTTGGGAAGAACGCACAATAAAGAAGAAACGTTTGCCCGTTTAGCCGATCCGATTTGTTACGTAGACAAAGAAGATGTTTACGACATTGTTAAGGCGATTGTTGCGACGCAAAGAGACTACGGCGATCGCACAGATCGACGTCACGCACGTTTGAAGTACTTGATTCACGATTGGGGTGTGGATAAGTTCCGCTCGATGGTGGAAAAATACTTTGGGAAGCCGTTACAACCCTTCAAACCATTACCTGAGTTTCAATACGAAGATTTTCTAGGTTGGCACGAACAAGGCGACGGTAAGCTCTTTTTAGGAATTTCCGTACAAAATGGGCGGATTATGGACGATGCCAAAATGCAGCTACGTACTGCTTTACGCGAGATCGTTCAACAGTTCAACTTACCAATGCGGCTGACACCGCACCACAACGTTATTTTCTACGAGATTGAACCTGAAAAACGGCAGGCGATTGAAGCAATTCTGAGTCGCTGTCAAGTAGAAGCCGATCCGAATGCAATTAAGCCTTTGGTACGCTATGCGATGGCTTGCCCTGCTTTACCAACGTGTGGTTTGGCAACAACCGAATCGGAACGCATCATTCCGAGTGTTCTCGATCGCATTGAAGCATTATTGCAGAAACTCGGTTTAGGCGACGAGCATTTCGTGATTCGGATGACAGGTTGTCCGAATGGATGTGCAAGACCATACATGGCAGAATTAGGATTTGTGGGTACAGGTCCTGAAATGTACCAAATATGGTTGGGTGGTAGCGCGAACCAAACGCGTTTGGCACAAGTCTACATCGAGAAAATGCACCTCAACAACCTAGAGGTAGAGTTTGAACCACTCTTTGTTTACTTCAAACAAGCCCGTCAAGGTGCAGAAACATTCGGCGATTTTTGCGATCGCGTTGGTTTAGCCTCGATTCGAGAATTTGCAGCCAACTATACTCCGCAAGCTGTTGAAGAAACCGCACAACCCGCCGCTGACGAGCAGATTGCTGTTGTTGAGACTGTACCAGCAAGCAACGGTAAAATCAGATCGCGTCACCGCATTAGTATCCGCGATGATGTTTACGACAAGCTCAAAATCATTGGTAGCCGTGAGGGGAAAACCTTAACTGCAATGGTGAATGAAGCGCTAGAAACTTACCTCAAAGATCAGTCATCCGAGTTTTAG
- a CDS encoding 16S rRNA (uracil(1498)-N(3))-methyltransferase: MGQLQRLAIAPTQLHNKQILLANEQQHYLHRVLRLREGDRFIAMDGTGNSWLAVLSGNYAQILESIVVESELKVAVNLILALPKGNGFDEVVRCCTEIGVSCIMPVLSDRTLLQPSPQKLERWRRIAKEAAEQSERSLIPTVLEPVPLHQALAAATSKNLYFCVARRNCPHLKTVLALATATEITIAIGPEGGWTTPEIEEAREAGFQLVSLGRRVLRAVTAPIVAMSLVSAAFDG, encoded by the coding sequence ATGGGGCAATTACAACGATTGGCGATCGCACCTACCCAGCTGCACAACAAGCAAATTTTGCTGGCAAACGAACAACAGCATTATCTTCATCGAGTGTTGCGGTTACGGGAAGGCGATCGCTTTATTGCGATGGATGGTACAGGAAATTCGTGGCTAGCCGTCTTGTCAGGAAACTATGCGCAAATTCTTGAGTCGATTGTTGTCGAATCTGAGTTAAAAGTTGCGGTCAATTTAATTTTGGCATTACCTAAAGGAAACGGCTTCGATGAAGTCGTCCGCTGCTGTACGGAAATTGGCGTCAGTTGTATTATGCCAGTATTGAGCGATCGCACTTTACTTCAACCGAGTCCGCAAAAATTAGAACGCTGGCGACGCATCGCCAAAGAAGCCGCCGAACAGTCTGAACGCAGTCTTATCCCAACTGTATTAGAACCTGTTCCGTTGCATCAAGCACTTGCCGCCGCAACTTCAAAGAATTTGTATTTTTGCGTCGCGCGGCGTAACTGTCCTCATTTAAAAACCGTACTCGCGCTGGCGACTGCTACAGAAATTACGATTGCAATCGGACCTGAAGGCGGATGGACAACGCCAGAAATCGAAGAAGCACGCGAAGCAGGATTTCAACTCGTGTCGCTAGGTCGTAGAGTGCTACGGGCAGTGACTGCGCCAATTGTGGCGATGTCGTTAGTATCAGCAGCTTTTGATGGGTAA
- a CDS encoding tetratricopeptide repeat protein — MIEQIAAAMKCQNYRLAAQLVKQVLQASPQNAWGQLYLGELHEVAGKLVLAESVYRQLLQTTTNAKVLTQARQGLQRVEARLKQQRQDAIAASTTDPHNTQIGVLILEPIPQAIKTTAARTFAQIMQLDVYTARLKLPTRGWKLYKSGKIGELRFLGENLRAAGIPCFWTTLAEIEKIRVFQVSYFQSTTPPIVVCHNEQGQQGSIAFDWSEVSQRVTAQLPIFEQVVDRDVRGKLQRKTQTQDYAQFCDLHLPERFCILRLCDRSYQFQQGCELANQPHSQTVRLNWNRLSNFFQQQIPQANVRDEFTLFADTVLDQSEMLGHLKSHINLFRRTETPWDPAFHLYSGLALIKAISS, encoded by the coding sequence ATGATAGAGCAAATCGCTGCTGCAATGAAGTGCCAAAACTATCGTCTTGCAGCCCAACTAGTGAAACAAGTTTTGCAAGCGTCACCACAAAACGCTTGGGGGCAGCTTTACTTAGGGGAATTACACGAAGTTGCTGGAAAATTGGTGTTGGCAGAAAGTGTGTATCGTCAACTCTTACAGACTACAACGAATGCTAAAGTACTAACTCAAGCACGTCAAGGTTTGCAGCGCGTTGAGGCAAGATTAAAACAGCAAAGACAAGATGCGATCGCTGCTTCGACTACTGATCCTCACAATACACAAATCGGCGTGTTAATTTTAGAACCTATTCCGCAAGCAATTAAAACGACAGCGGCTCGAACATTTGCGCAAATTATGCAGCTAGATGTTTACACTGCGCGTCTCAAGTTACCAACACGCGGTTGGAAACTTTACAAAAGCGGCAAAATTGGTGAACTGCGTTTTTTAGGCGAGAATTTACGTGCGGCTGGAATTCCTTGTTTTTGGACAACCCTCGCAGAAATTGAGAAAATTCGGGTTTTTCAAGTCAGCTACTTTCAATCTACGACACCTCCAATCGTGGTATGTCACAATGAGCAAGGTCAACAAGGTTCAATAGCGTTTGATTGGTCAGAAGTCAGCCAGCGGGTGACGGCGCAGTTACCGATTTTTGAGCAAGTCGTCGATCGTGATGTGCGTGGGAAACTACAGCGCAAAACGCAAACGCAAGATTATGCACAATTTTGCGATCTTCATCTTCCCGAAAGATTTTGTATTCTTCGGTTGTGCGATCGCAGCTATCAGTTTCAACAAGGATGTGAACTCGCAAACCAGCCTCATAGTCAAACCGTCAGACTCAATTGGAATCGCCTCAGCAACTTCTTTCAACAGCAAATACCCCAAGCAAATGTTCGGGATGAGTTTACACTTTTTGCCGATACAGTCCTTGACCAAAGCGAAATGCTGGGACACCTCAAGTCTCACATCAATTTGTTCCGCAGAACCGAGACACCTTGGGACCCAGCATTTCATTTATATAGTGGACTAGCTTTGATTAAAGCTATCAGCAGTTAG
- a CDS encoding DUF29 domain-containing protein codes for MSKNTNSLYDTDYGLWLASQIDSLKSHQWDNLDIDNLIEELEGLNRSNEHALESYLVVILTHLLKWEYQPKARSRSWQGSILNGRKRIARLFKQQPSLKSRVSDLVPEAYTDAIEIATLETGLPADVFSTECSYSADQILDLDFLPGDEELPD; via the coding sequence ATGAGTAAAAACACAAACAGCCTCTACGATACAGATTACGGGCTATGGTTAGCTAGTCAAATTGATAGTCTTAAAAGTCATCAATGGGACAATTTAGACATTGATAATCTGATTGAGGAATTAGAGGGATTGAACCGCAGTAATGAACACGCATTAGAGAGTTATTTAGTTGTAATTCTCACGCATTTACTCAAATGGGAATATCAACCTAAAGCGCGTAGTCGGAGTTGGCAAGGTTCAATTTTAAATGGTAGAAAACGCATTGCACGATTATTTAAACAACAGCCAAGCCTGAAGTCGCGTGTATCAGACTTAGTACCAGAGGCTTACACCGATGCTATTGAAATAGCGACGCTAGAGACTGGTCTGCCAGCTGATGTGTTCTCCACTGAGTGTTCTTACTCAGCAGATCAAATTCTCGACCTTGATTTTCTCCCTGGCGACGAGGAGCTACCTGACTAA
- a CDS encoding DUF29 domain-containing protein: MTDNTLYSKDFIAWAEQQALLLEAEEFQRLDLTNLIEEVRDMSRREIKAAQSQLVRLIKHLLKLRVQPDYPDKKNWLISIKDARVELDESMAESTVLKNKLLSPETLARCYAKAVVQASNETDLSLSDFPNELPYSIEQLLNPEFFGE, encoded by the coding sequence ATGACTGATAATACTTTGTATTCAAAAGATTTCATTGCTTGGGCAGAACAACAAGCACTACTCTTAGAAGCCGAAGAATTCCAAAGATTAGATCTCACTAATCTTATTGAAGAAGTAAGAGATATGTCGCGACGGGAAATCAAAGCTGCACAGAGTCAATTAGTTCGACTTATTAAACATCTCCTTAAGCTAAGAGTGCAACCCGATTATCCTGACAAGAAAAACTGGCTAATCTCAATCAAGGATGCCAGAGTAGAACTTGATGAAAGTATGGCAGAAAGTACCGTTCTAAAAAATAAGTTGCTCAGCCCTGAAACCTTGGCAAGATGTTACGCCAAAGCTGTAGTGCAAGCGAGTAATGAGACAGATTTATCGTTGTCAGATTTTCCTAATGAACTACCTTATTCGATTGAGCAGCTTCTCAATCCAGAGTTTTTCGGTGAGTAA
- a CDS encoding IS982 family transposase: protein MFSLEALFCHVDDFCKAFEAQWHKKLLSHGGIKRNRSKGLCWSEIMTILIAFHQNHYRNFKYFYLNQVKRYWSDAFPGLPSYQRFIEWLPSTLIPLCVYLKHCFGKCTGIGLIDSTSLKVCHNRRIAQHKVFQGLAARGKTSVDWFYGFKLHIVVNELGQLLNVTITPGNVDDRQPVPDLLSQLFGKIFADRGYVSQKLAAQLLEDFGIQFFAKPRRNMKNKLMLLHDKLLSRKRSIIETINDQLKNISQIEHSRHRSPVNFCVNVLCGLIAYCHQPKKPSLQMDWLLSQSA, encoded by the coding sequence ATGTTTAGTTTAGAGGCTTTGTTTTGCCATGTAGATGATTTCTGTAAGGCTTTTGAAGCGCAGTGGCACAAAAAGCTATTAAGTCATGGAGGAATAAAACGTAATCGTTCAAAAGGTCTATGTTGGAGTGAGATAATGACGATACTGATTGCGTTTCATCAGAATCACTACCGAAATTTTAAGTATTTTTATTTGAATCAAGTGAAACGATATTGGAGTGATGCTTTTCCAGGTCTTCCGAGTTATCAAAGATTTATTGAATGGCTACCATCGACCTTGATACCGTTGTGCGTTTACCTCAAGCATTGTTTTGGAAAATGTACAGGTATCGGTTTGATAGATTCGACAAGCTTAAAAGTCTGTCATAATCGACGGATTGCTCAACACAAAGTGTTTCAAGGTTTAGCGGCTCGTGGCAAAACTTCTGTGGACTGGTTTTATGGTTTCAAACTTCATATTGTCGTCAATGAACTTGGTCAACTCTTAAATGTGACTATCACTCCTGGTAATGTTGATGACCGTCAGCCAGTTCCTGATTTACTTAGTCAGCTGTTTGGCAAGATTTTTGCCGATAGAGGTTATGTTTCTCAAAAACTGGCAGCTCAACTTTTAGAAGACTTCGGTATTCAGTTTTTTGCTAAACCTCGGCGCAATATGAAAAACAAGTTGATGCTTCTGCATGACAAGCTTTTATCCCGTAAACGTTCCATTATTGAGACTATTAACGACCAACTCAAGAATATTTCTCAGATTGAACATTCCAGGCACCGTAGTCCTGTGAATTTTTGCGTTAACGTTCTGTGTGGATTAATCGCTTATTGCCATCAACCTAAGAAACCCAGCCTTCAGATGGACTGGCTTTTATCTCAAAGTGCTTAA
- the csb2 gene encoding type I-U CRISPR-associated protein Csb2, giving the protein MIHIKIQFHTNQYQACAWGNLHAEGVIDWPPAPWRILRSLVAGAYNVNLSEKYQPILKALLHKLAFVQPSYTLPPTTYIQHRSPRPQVNLKTAKVGPGKTLYSAGLLMSSHQHDLYVHWSVTLAEIEELVLSLCLSGLTYFGRKESVATMKLVDTAPEPNAEPDAQGTRIVAIANPDLDVDALWNTLNLSAHENYGVNRSAVFPGIRWATYRINQQLQVQQQADEQQRTHSVTLAVSGSPKLPLNLALKLTHRLHQALISRCPAPVFTGQEMGEPSRKHEHTIFQCLPDRTGRYVEQVRLYSYSGYSLEALAAIACCSELPRVARGYDLKLAIADIGSNEQVSEDWISSTPFFLSRFPAVRRGKPRMLVARYQKDGPEHQVLQYLQYLPWLNLQGTPTYREYKDHLALCLDGKVAVVASCQVFPGFWKWESECRQGKKVGQVGYQVQLKFATMVAGPIILGYAAHYGLGAMIPMREWVGVYQGIVQNNDMLTTSAN; this is encoded by the coding sequence ATGATCCACATTAAAATTCAATTCCACACCAATCAATATCAAGCTTGTGCTTGGGGGAACCTCCACGCGGAGGGAGTTATTGACTGGCCCCCTGCTCCCTGGCGTATTCTGCGATCGCTCGTTGCAGGAGCTTACAATGTGAATCTATCGGAGAAATACCAGCCAATATTGAAGGCGTTACTGCACAAGTTGGCTTTTGTACAGCCGAGTTATACTTTGCCACCTACGACTTATATTCAGCATCGTAGTCCCCGCCCGCAGGTCAACTTGAAAACGGCTAAGGTAGGTCCAGGGAAAACGCTCTACTCCGCAGGTTTGCTTATGTCTAGTCATCAGCACGACCTTTATGTACATTGGTCAGTGACACTGGCGGAAATAGAAGAATTAGTGTTGAGCTTATGCTTGTCTGGGTTAACGTATTTTGGTCGCAAAGAGTCGGTAGCAACGATGAAGCTAGTAGACACAGCACCAGAACCGAACGCTGAACCAGATGCGCAAGGAACACGGATCGTTGCGATCGCCAATCCGGATCTGGATGTAGATGCGCTATGGAATACATTGAACTTGTCTGCGCATGAAAACTATGGAGTCAATCGTTCAGCGGTGTTTCCTGGTATCCGATGGGCTACTTATCGAATTAACCAACAACTCCAAGTACAACAGCAAGCGGATGAGCAGCAGCGTACGCATAGTGTCACGCTAGCAGTTTCAGGTTCTCCTAAACTTCCATTGAACTTAGCGCTCAAACTGACGCATCGGTTGCATCAAGCTTTGATTAGTCGTTGTCCTGCACCCGTTTTTACTGGACAGGAAATGGGTGAACCAAGTAGAAAGCACGAGCATACAATTTTTCAATGTCTTCCAGATCGTACAGGGCGTTATGTTGAGCAAGTCAGACTTTACAGCTACAGTGGCTATAGCTTGGAAGCATTAGCTGCGATCGCCTGTTGTTCTGAGTTACCACGAGTTGCTCGTGGTTATGATCTCAAGCTGGCGATCGCTGATATAGGAAGCAATGAGCAAGTTTCTGAGGATTGGATATCGTCTACACCGTTTTTTCTTTCCCGATTTCCTGCTGTTCGTCGCGGTAAACCTCGGATGCTGGTAGCGCGTTACCAAAAGGATGGTCCAGAACATCAAGTTCTTCAATATTTGCAATATCTTCCCTGGCTAAACCTTCAGGGAACTCCTACTTACCGAGAGTACAAAGATCATTTAGCGCTCTGTCTCGATGGCAAGGTTGCTGTTGTCGCATCTTGTCAGGTATTTCCAGGATTTTGGAAATGGGAATCTGAGTGCCGTCAGGGTAAGAAGGTGGGGCAAGTTGGCTATCAAGTGCAGTTAAAGTTTGCAACTATGGTGGCTGGACCAATTATCCTAGGGTATGCAGCGCACTACGGCTTAGGTGCTATGATTCCTATGCGCGAGTGGGTAGGTGTTTATCAGGGAATCGTTCAGAATAACGACATGCTAACGACTTCAGCGAATTAG
- the cas7u gene encoding type I-U CRISPR-associated RAMP protein Csb1/Cas7u → MLNVITVEFESALPTVKPPTFLDVGVSQAYLPWEQRLDVLLHTPQATANLIEDSIWDSVNHTLIPELTGLPFVDIYTKSGQYVASTLDLPHRLGTGYLLKNKHAQLDGQRFREGLRQRIRHSGVYQAVFALCPMSIVLGSFYTHIAGAYRIPRVLSGEFVAENAISMPTGGAVHDPVSARGKGVNLKHMFAVKNDKDQAVKKPSEAGLGNIVYVRESFKAQRYLGRFVIDTRLVDKSNLDSRAKHLIQVLSEYLVRRLLSEPVTLRTECYLIPKSETGLQKLPPLEQLEQQILAAIENCADLFEKVRVIVPDEQIQIAEEEEAVEHDPH, encoded by the coding sequence ATGCTTAACGTGATTACTGTTGAATTTGAATCTGCCCTGCCAACTGTTAAACCTCCTACTTTTTTAGATGTCGGTGTTTCTCAAGCCTATTTACCTTGGGAACAGCGGCTTGATGTTTTATTACACACACCGCAAGCAACAGCTAATTTAATTGAAGACAGTATTTGGGATAGCGTTAATCATACTCTAATTCCCGAACTTACTGGATTACCCTTTGTTGACATTTATACAAAATCTGGGCAGTACGTCGCTAGCACTTTAGATCTACCGCACCGTTTGGGGACTGGCTATCTACTCAAGAACAAACACGCCCAACTCGATGGGCAACGGTTTCGTGAAGGCTTGCGACAGCGGATTAGACACAGCGGAGTTTATCAAGCTGTGTTTGCGTTGTGTCCTATGAGTATCGTGCTAGGCAGTTTCTATACCCATATTGCTGGAGCATACCGCATTCCGCGAGTTTTATCTGGCGAGTTTGTAGCAGAAAATGCAATTTCCATGCCGACTGGCGGGGCGGTTCACGATCCGGTTTCTGCGCGTGGCAAAGGAGTCAACCTCAAGCATATGTTTGCTGTCAAAAATGACAAGGATCAGGCGGTGAAAAAACCGAGTGAAGCAGGTTTGGGAAATATCGTTTACGTACGTGAAAGCTTTAAGGCACAACGCTATCTCGGACGATTTGTGATTGATACTCGTCTAGTTGATAAATCCAACTTAGATAGTCGAGCTAAGCATCTGATTCAGGTACTGAGTGAGTATCTCGTCCGCCGCTTACTGTCTGAGCCTGTGACGTTACGAACTGAATGTTACTTGATACCCAAGTCAGAGACAGGTTTGCAGAAATTGCCTCCTCTTGAGCAATTAGAGCAGCAAATTCTAGCTGCGATTGAAAATTGTGCGGATCTGTTTGAAAAAGTACGAGTTATCGTACCGGATGAGCAAATCCAGATTGCTGAAGAAGAGGAAGCTGTTGAACATGATCCACATTAA